The following is a genomic window from Laribacter hongkongensis DSM 14985.
AGCATGGCTGCCGGCACGGCAACACGGGACGGCCGCTTTCCGGCACGGGATGAGCGGCCGGCTTGTCGGCCCAGCATGACTGGCCCGTGTGGTACGCGCAGGAGGAGCCAGGAGACAACTCCGCCAGATCGGCGCACGTTGCCCCGGCCTGCGGCCGGCGCCCAAGGGCAATACCGTGCCCGGCCGCCTTGGCAGGGAGTCGGGGAACGTACCGGTGACAACACGGAGGACCGGACATGCCGCCGGCTTCATCGCAGCCGACATGACGCTGGTGGTGCCCGGAACAGGCCGGAATACGCCACGGCCTGCCCGCCCGGTTTGTCCGGTGGAAGACAGGCTGACCCGGAACCTGCCGGAGCGCATCGCCATGCCCGGACCGGCCGGCTACCGCCAGTCGTGGTCGCCGCCCTGAAAAGCCGCACGCCACGCGTGTCAGGCGTGGCGTGCGGGAAAACGGCTGAGAGGCGTGCCGCTCAGTCGGCCGGTGCTTCGTCCTTGCCGGCCGGCGGGGCGATGACTTCGCTCCAGCCGCATTCCTTCTGCGGGCACACCTTTTCGGTGCCTCGGCGCTTGGTGGTCTTGATGGTCAGCACCGGCCAGCCGCACTGCGGGCAGTTTTCCGCCACCGGCGGATTCCACACCGCGTAGGTGCACTTGGGATAGGTGTTGCAGCTGTAGAAGAGCTTGCCGTAGCGGCTCTTTTTCTCGACCAGATGGCCGGTCTTGCACACCGGGCAGGTGACGCCGGTATCACGCGGCTTTTCCAGGGGCTCGATGTGCTTGCACTTGGGGTAGTTGGCGCAGCCGATGAACTTGCCGAAGCGGCCCTTCTTGATGACGAGCTGGCCGCCGTCCTCCGGGCACACCCGGTCTTCGATCACCACCAGTTCTTCCTGCTCGGCAGCGGCGGCCGCTGCGGCTTCTTCGGCGGTTTCGTTGAGGTTGCGGGTGTAGTCGCATTCCGGGTAGCCGGTGCAGCCGATGAAGCGGCCGCGCTTGCCGAAGCGGATGTTCAGCGGCTTGCCGCACTTGGGGCAGGCTTCGTCAAGCTGCTGGGTGGTGACTTCGGCGCGGCTGATGCCTTCCTTTTCCTCCAGCTGCTTCTTGAAGCCCTGCCAGAAGCTGTCGAGCACCGGCACCCACTGGCGCTTGCCGTTGGAGATGTCGTCAAGCTGGTCTTCCAGCCGGGCGGTGAAGTTGTAGTCGACGTACTGTTCGAAGTGCTCGGTCAGGAACTTGTTGACGATGTCACCGGTGTCGGTCGGCTCGAAGCGTTTTTTCTCCAGCGTGACGTATTCGCGGTCCTTCAGCGTCTTGATGATCGAGGCGTAGGTGGACGGGCGACCGATGCCGTATTCCTCCAGCGCCTTGACGAGGCTGGCTTCGGAATAGCGCGGCGGTGGCTGGGTGAAGTGCTGCTCGCCGTAGAGCTTGTCGACCGGCAGTTCGTCGCCGACCTCCAGTACCGGCAGGCGGGCTTCGTCGTCGTCACCGGCGGCAGCATCGTCGCTGTCCTTGTCTTCCTGGTAGACGGCGATGAAGCCGGGAAAGGTCAGCACCTGGCCGCTGGCACGGAACACGCCGTCGCCGACGGTGATGTCGACGGCGGTGGTATCGAACTTCGCCGGTGCCATCTGGCAGGCCAGCGTGCGCTTCCAGATCATGGTGTAGAGCTTGAACTGCTCGGGCGTCAGGAAGGGCTTGACCGATTCGGGCGTACGGAAGATCGAGGTCGGCCGGATGGCTTCGTGCGCTTCCTGGGCGTTCTTCGACTTGTTCTTGTAGCTGACCGGGCTCTTGGGCAGGTAGTCGGCGTCAAAGTGTTCGCCGATGTAATAGCGGATTTCGGTCAGCGCGTCGTTGGACAGCACCACGGCGTCGGTACGCATGTAGGTGATCAGGCCGACCTGGCCCTGGCCGACATCGACCCCTTCGTAGAGCTGCTGCGCGGTGCGCATGGTGCGGTCGGTGGTCATGCCGAGCTTGCGCACGGCTTCCTGTTGCAGGGTCGAGGTGGTGAACGGTGCAGCCGGACTGCGCGACTTCTTTTTCTTTTCCACCGCCGTCACGCTGGCAGGCTT
Proteins encoded in this region:
- the topA gene encoding type I DNA topoisomerase encodes the protein MPANLLIVESPSKAKPLKKYLGADFEVLASYGHVRDLVPKNGAVDPEHDFAMKYQIIAKNAKHVDAIASAVREADNIYLATDPDREGEAISWHLLQILQSKKLLKDKNVQRVVFHEITQNAVLDAVAHPRNILQELVDAQQARRALDYLVGFKLSPLLWKKIRRGLSAGRVQSPALRLICEREAEIRAFETREYWSVHLDSHKGRQKFSARLTDWLGRKLDQFDIPDETSQAGILAALAGKPASVTAVEKKKKSRSPAAPFTTSTLQQEAVRKLGMTTDRTMRTAQQLYEGVDVGQGQVGLITYMRTDAVVLSNDALTEIRYYIGEHFDADYLPKSPVSYKNKSKNAQEAHEAIRPTSIFRTPESVKPFLTPEQFKLYTMIWKRTLACQMAPAKFDTTAVDITVGDGVFRASGQVLTFPGFIAVYQEDKDSDDAAAGDDDEARLPVLEVGDELPVDKLYGEQHFTQPPPRYSEASLVKALEEYGIGRPSTYASIIKTLKDREYVTLEKKRFEPTDTGDIVNKFLTEHFEQYVDYNFTARLEDQLDDISNGKRQWVPVLDSFWQGFKKQLEEKEGISRAEVTTQQLDEACPKCGKPLNIRFGKRGRFIGCTGYPECDYTRNLNETAEEAAAAAAAEQEELVVIEDRVCPEDGGQLVIKKGRFGKFIGCANYPKCKHIEPLEKPRDTGVTCPVCKTGHLVEKKSRYGKLFYSCNTYPKCTYAVWNPPVAENCPQCGWPVLTIKTTKRRGTEKVCPQKECGWSEVIAPPAGKDEAPAD